In Pseudomonas fluorescens NCIMB 11764, a single window of DNA contains:
- a CDS encoding peptidase M41, with product MTNRMPSVVRDHALQIAHHEMGHYVVARALGFATGGVTLSVTMDLRHQGGAAITLARPISSMEAMKAHLEARMMVLLAGAMGQTLSSSGKRVDKSKAVAILKGAQGAEQDYAKVKELQHLLRNITCPETDPASSERISAELKAMTDRVWSRTQEVVEDLADTITELGSVLVDSMVIVEQWGRAADTYEVVFTREMIERLGPVQAIPALGVWA from the coding sequence ATGACGAACAGGATGCCTTCCGTTGTACGGGATCACGCATTACAGATCGCCCATCACGAAATGGGCCACTACGTCGTGGCCCGCGCATTGGGGTTTGCAACGGGCGGCGTGACCCTGTCGGTGACCATGGACTTGCGGCATCAAGGGGGCGCCGCCATTACCCTGGCGCGCCCGATTTCGTCGATGGAAGCAATGAAAGCGCATTTGGAAGCGCGGATGATGGTCCTGTTGGCCGGCGCTATGGGGCAGACATTGTCTTCATCCGGGAAGCGCGTCGACAAGTCGAAAGCCGTAGCCATCCTGAAAGGCGCGCAGGGGGCGGAGCAGGATTACGCCAAAGTAAAAGAGTTGCAGCATTTGCTGCGCAATATCACCTGTCCCGAAACGGACCCTGCGTCATCTGAGCGTATTTCGGCTGAGCTTAAAGCGATGACGGATCGTGTATGGAGTCGAACTCAGGAAGTCGTCGAGGATCTGGCGGATACGATTACCGAATTGGGAAGCGTGCTGGTCGACAGCATGGTCATCGTAGAGCAGTGGGGCAGGGCGGCGGATACGTATGAGGTCGTTTTTACCCGGGAAATGATTGAGCGGTTGGGGCCAGTGCAAGCCATTCCCGCGTTGGGTGTCTGGGCGTAG
- a CDS encoding XRE family transcriptional regulator: MAKKFADLVAGRSPETQDRVDALVRKMRAEMPLHELRQAQALSQETLAKTLHVNQAAISRMERRTDMYISTLRNYIRAMGGELEIIATFPEGQVKIENFAN, translated from the coding sequence ATGGCTAAAAAATTCGCTGATTTAGTGGCGGGGCGCTCGCCTGAGACTCAGGATCGTGTCGACGCGCTGGTTCGAAAGATGCGAGCGGAAATGCCGTTGCACGAGTTGCGACAGGCTCAGGCATTGAGCCAGGAAACGTTGGCCAAAACCCTGCATGTCAATCAGGCGGCGATTTCGAGGATGGAGCGCCGCACTGACATGTACATCAGCACGTTGCGCAACTACATACGCGCAATGGGCGGCGAACTGGAAATCATCGCGACCTTTCCTGAGGGTCAGGTAAAGATCGAAAACTTTGCAAACTGA
- a CDS encoding DUF3077 domain-containing protein, with amino-acid sequence MTKANPSASSELKTIGLTPFIYCSNQPLFHVTRDVPLSDALAMASDFLFLSKELTRDAAFNRDTDRHIWAAHYLTAMSKAVIDDAVKVLERVPDRTEAKPKK; translated from the coding sequence ATGACAAAAGCGAACCCTTCAGCATCCTCAGAACTGAAAACCATCGGCCTCACCCCCTTCATCTACTGCTCGAACCAACCGCTGTTCCATGTCACGCGAGACGTTCCCCTCAGTGATGCGTTAGCCATGGCCTCCGATTTTCTGTTCCTTTCCAAGGAACTGACCAGAGACGCTGCCTTTAACCGCGATACCGACCGACATATCTGGGCCGCGCATTATTTGACGGCGATGAGCAAGGCAGTGATTGATGATGCGGTGAAGGTGCTGGAGCGAGTGCCCGATCGGACCGAGGCGAAGCCCAAAAAATAG
- a CDS encoding type II toxin-antitoxin system RelE/ParE family toxin yields the protein MGWEVEYTDEFEGWWDRLNEAEQDSVQATVMLLGYEGPHLGFPYTSDIKGSRHGNLRELRVQHAGRPYRVLYAFDPRRCAILLIGGDKTGHDRWYLKHVPLAERLYDEHLETLKNEGYDNG from the coding sequence ATGGGTTGGGAAGTGGAATACACCGATGAATTTGAAGGCTGGTGGGATCGCCTCAACGAAGCAGAGCAGGACTCCGTACAGGCAACAGTGATGTTGCTAGGTTATGAGGGACCGCACTTGGGTTTTCCTTACACCAGCGATATCAAGGGCTCCCGGCATGGCAACCTCCGAGAGTTAAGGGTGCAACATGCTGGCAGACCCTACCGTGTGCTGTATGCCTTTGATCCTCGGAGATGCGCGATCCTGTTGATCGGCGGTGATAAAACCGGCCACGATCGTTGGTATCTGAAGCACGTGCCGCTAGCCGAACGTCTGTACGACGAGCATTTGGAAACTTTGAAGAACGAGGGCTATGACAATGGCTAA